The following proteins are encoded in a genomic region of Rattus rattus isolate New Zealand chromosome 2, Rrattus_CSIRO_v1, whole genome shotgun sequence:
- the LOC116893701 gene encoding olfactory receptor 5B3-like, with translation MTLVKNWTDVTWFILLGLTDDPSLQLPLLIIFLLIYIITLVGNLGMILLILLDSQLHTPMYFFLGNLSLVDFCYSSAVTPKVITGLLIGDKTISYNDCAAQMFMFSAFATVENYLLASMAYDRYAAVCKPLHYTTIMTPNLCMYLIMGCYIFSFLNASVYIGDTFSLSFCKSNVVHHFFCDMPAIMALSCSDRHVNELVLIYLASFNIFIAFIMILVSYIIIFITISKMHSGAGFQKALSTCVSHLTAVFIFYGTTIFMYLQPSSRHAMDTDKVVSVFYTMVIPMLNPLVYSLRNKEVKNAFMKVMEKTRY, from the coding sequence ATGACACTGGTGAAGAACTGGACAGATGTGACATGGTTCATTCTGCTGGGACTCACTGATGATCCAAGCCTGCAGCTTCCTCTCCTCATCATCTTTCTCCTCATCTACATCATCACCCTGGTAGGGAACCTGGGAATGATCCTGCTTATTCTCTTAGACTCTCAGCTACATACCCCCATGTATTTTTTCCTTGGTAATTTGTCCCTGGTGGACTTTTGCTACTCTTCAGCTGTCACTCCTAAAGTCATAACTGGACTGCTAATAGGAGACAAGACCATATCTTACAATGACTGTGCTGCTCAGATGTTCATGTTTTCTGCCTTTGCTACTGTGGAAAATTACCTATTGGCCTcaatggcctatgatcgctatgcAGCAGTGTGTAAACCCCTACACTATACCACCATCATGACTCCAAATTTGTGTATGTATCTAATTATGGGGTGCTATATTTTTAGTTTCCTGAATGCCTCAGTTTACATTGGAGATACATTCAGTCTCTCTTTCTGTAAGTCTAATGTGGTCCATCATTTTTTCTGTGATATGCCAGCAATTATggctctctcctgctctgataGACATGTGAATGAGCTAGTACTTATTTATCTAGCCAGCTTCAATATCTTCATTGCTTTCATAATGATATTAGTGTCGTACATTATAATTTTCATAACAATCTCAAAGATGCACTCAGGAGCAGGATTTCAGAAGGCTCTTTCTACCTGTGTCTCTCACTTAactgctgtttttattttctatggaaCTACAATCTTCATGTACTTGCAGCCAAGCTCCAGACATGCAATGGACACTGATAAAGTGGTATCTGTCTTCTACACCATGGTTATTCCCATGCTTAACCCTTTAGTCTACAGTTTGagaaacaaagaagtcaagaatgcATTCATGAAAGTg